From Cucumis melo cultivar AY chromosome 3, USDA_Cmelo_AY_1.0, whole genome shotgun sequence:
TAAGAGAGAAAACTCAAAACTTAGACCGATTTCTTGTAAATTTGGAGGGGGAAAATTCCTTTCTTAGATGAGATTATTCCTCCTCAAAATTTTTGCCCATTTAGTACCAAGTACAATGGGTTGTAGGGTTATCTCAGCTAGTTCTAACAGTCTTCAAAAGTAAGGGACTAAACTGAAAACGGTAAAAATATAAGGGGGTAAGTTGAAACTTCTAAACAGTAATAGCTGAGTGGAAAAAATAATGAACCATAAAGAATTTACAAGAAACACGGTAGAAAATTCTGATTAACCAAAAGGGGTTGATACTTTCTAACCTCAATGCATAATATACCCTTTTAAGTCTATCAAACGTTACCCAGAATCATTTCTATAAACTCATTTTCCTTTTCCTAATAACTTTTcaacattaaattaaaatacaattttattCCCGTAATTTTAAGTTCCATTATATTTTAACCTATATACTTCAATTATTCAATATCCCTCTCTAAGTACATGTTTGAAAAGAAATTTGGAGtgattaaaatcatttttatcatATTCAAAAGCACCCTAAAATATGCTTTAATTTACACAAAATCTGGGTAGGGTTTAATAAATGtgattttaaaaattgattttgaattacTAAAATCATGTTTCAGAGTACGTATGAACTTGACAATTGATTTTGTAAAATCTCTCCCAAACATGTCTAAATTAGTCTATATACTTTcaacaaaatctaaaattaagtCACGGTACTTTCAATAAaccttaaattaatttttatcaaaatcggttaaacaataataaatgtCATACTTTGTCAAAAAAGAGAGAGCAAATCATACAATAAAAACCTAATATGAATACATTTTCTAAGGCAATGCTAATAGAAGGACGATATGAAGGATGACCTAATTTTATGACGAAAATTGGACATGTGAAACCAAGGCTAATGGacaaaaatggtattttgaccatAAAATAGATCAGATTAAGTGGTCATTTCAAACGAGTGCAGCACTAGGTAGCAAGCAGCAAACAAAAATCCTTAAAGAATAGAATGAGAAATAAGCTCATAATTGAAGGCTTTGATTACCTCTAACCTGAAAACGCTTCAACAAGAATTGCTCCGCATTCCTTGTAGGCTGGCTCCGACGAGAATTCGTGTCCCTCAATCATCAGCTAATATATGACGGAAAATGGTTTACTAAAGTAACTAATTCAGTTCCATATTATCAGAGATGAGCAGTCTAATTAGTTAACAATTTCAGGTCGTTGTCGACGTCTGCTTCGAGAGCTTGAGGTTCAGTAGAGACACATGACCTTAAAGGTGTGCAAGCAACATTTCTTACTATAGAAGAATAAAGATCAAATTCTGCCTTAAGTTTCAAACAGCTTGCTTCTATCCACTTTTCCGCCACACTTGTAGCTACACTGTCTTGGCTATCTCTTTCATATTCTTCAATGGCAGGTCGTATTTCATTGTACAACGAATCAAGTTCGGCAGTCACTTTATTCTTTGTTTCCTGCACGACAAGACTTCGATGTATCAGCAAAGCTATGGTTTTGAAGCGTAGAGAATTGTTTTCTTTTACTCATGTGTGGGAGTGATGATtaaaatctttttttcttttttttttttttcattttcaaaatcattcGACATTTGAGAATAAATCTGAAATAGTTAAAATCACattattcatttttaaaattgctATGAAACAGGGTTCCAATTATTTAAAACCAATTTAGATGATAGGAAAATTGcataaatgaaaattaaaaatgaaagtaATTTTGAGTGACAAAATACATACTTCCTGGTAATTTTGAATCTGAAGAAAATGACTTTAATGGTTTCAGTATCATCCCCAAACATGcacttaatatttttaaataaattttaataatatgaaaacatttaaaattgCACCATTAAACGTTGAATTGATTTTAAGTAATTAAATGTGTTTCAAAGTAGTTTTAAACACGACAAATGAGATTTTGACCATTCCAAAACCACTCTTAAACATGCCCTAAGATGTGAAAAGAAAGGATTGTGCCAACAAAGACAGGTAAAACGCATTTATTACCTCATACTGCAAGACTTCGTCCTGTGCTTCTTTCATCTCTAACAGTCGAGCGACATATTTTGCATCTACTTGCTTCAGAGAAAAGTTTTTTGTCCTTCCATTAGATAAGTTTCTTGATCGTTTCTTGGCCACGGGTCTAGGTCCAATGCGATAGTTATGGCAAGCAGTATTACTTCGAATACGAGATATCATTGCATTTTGATGAGAAAAGTTCTGCTGCGTATTTTGTGGATGATCTTCTGGCTCCTCTTTTGCTTCATTTTTAATTTCTCCTACAACTATATTTTGCAATTGAACTATATCCTTTGAGGTATCAATAAATGCAGTGGATCCCAGCTGCTGTTCAGCTCCCAAATCGTCGTCCACGATTATTGGGTCCTCATTTTTCAGGTAACCTTCAAACTCAGAATATGTGTTATTCAATGCTGTGTGGAGCATAACGGAAGGCTCATCCTCTGCAGAGTCGTAAAGTGGAATTTTCTCAACAGAATACCTAAAACCGAGCAGAACGGTTAACTGTTGGTTCATGAGAACAGAAGCAAGAGGAGCTTGTAACaactaaaataaagaaataaatccATATAGATAGCCGAAATAGTGTTGACTGATTGGGACTAAACAATATACATAGGTTGGCATAGTAATAAAATGCTTCTGATCTGCAGTCTGGTCAGGAGTTCAAGATCATTTCAGTCGTTACCCACCTACACGAGCTATTAAGCATTTCATGTTTCCCAACTCTTAGTAAATATAATCAGGTTAACATCCAAATTTCAATTCTATGTATACATAAAGACCAGAGACTTTGGGGTATTGTCTCAAAAATCATAATCGCTTTCCCGGACACCTTCATAAGAAGCACAAATACGGATATGATACATAGATATGGCATGACACAGAGACAATGATACACTATTTCATTGAAATCCAAGACATGGAGGAAACGACCAGGACACATTCAATAAAACATACATTTTCTAAAATATCTATCATATCTAATCAGAAGAAAATTCAAAGTCAGTGAGTTAATATATTTATactcttcttttattatttttgtcatATATGTGCCTATTTTAGTATATGTAACAAATGTTTGACGCATGTCTAACAAAGATTGGTCCTATTTCAACTTTGTAAAACTAATGTCGACAAGCATTGGAGTGTGTGCTTCTTAGCATTTGACCATCCACACAATTAATCAATGGATATAATTGGGACccttttcttattattttcctttgtaCATAACCTAACTACAATCTGGCTACAGAATGTGAAGTTTTCTCACTTGGCCGACAGTCTGTTAGTACCCAAACCTATTCTCTAACATTGACCATTTAGGAAAAGGCAAGCTTTAAAAACTGGTAGGGGGTAGATATGCTGAAGGCCAGAGGCATAGAAGAGGTTTTACCTATCATCGTCATCTTCCCACAAATAGGTGTCCTCCTGACAGGGAAAACAAGATCGATGTACTTTCAGCAAAtacaaaacaaataataataataacttgcaGTTTCCATTTTGTGATGAATTTACGTTTACCCCCTCACGAGGAACCCTGGTCATATATCATCTTGTGTTCCTTATATTAAAAGTAAAACTacttcataaataaaaaattaccaGGAAGCCACGAGACTTGGCACCAAGGAATCCTGAACAGCTGCTCGCACCACAAAGGCAGCGAACCTTGGCACCTCCATACCATTCGAAATTATAATCATATGCCAACTCAGTCCCTATGGAAATGTCTTGCTTTGCAAATATTCCAACCCTTATTTCACCCAATACATTCCACTTCCTTGTCTCACAGTTTGGGAAGCTGCAAGCTTACAAAAAAATAATTGACGGCAACAACGAACAAATAAAAGGTAGGTATGTTTACTGTCATACTTTCTTTCCCTTCCCCTGGTATACATACCACATAAATATATGGCAATATTCAGCATAAACTTACCAAGAATGATTGATAAATCTAGCAAGACTTCCCTTTCTAGTGGCATCAATGGATTCAGAGGCATTGAGCGAGATGATGTAAGCATCTTTGAGCCCTACCATAAAGGTATAGAAAATGACGATCTAAAtttatttatactatatataaTGCATTACAGATACAACTTTGATAAAATTGATATGTTACCCTGATTTTCATAAGTGTGAGATCTCCGTTTTGCTTCCTTCCAAGAAATAACTTCCCCAcaatattcaataataaattgtCCGTTCTACATTGTCcccaagaaacaaaaaaaatgaaaagcaatCTTTAGAGAAGAAGGTTCGATTTAGTTAGTGAAGATAAATTTACAATTGAAGGCCCCTCATTTAAGTCCCTTGTTGTTGGCACAAGAATACCTATGCAGAAGCAATCTTAATAAATACagtaaatataaataataggaCTTCAAAGATCCCATAATATTGATACTAAAATCTAGTTGGTGCGAAAGCTGCATTTAAAGTTGGTTactcttttatttttaacaagaaagaaaactttttattgaataaatgaaaagagGATACTGCTCAAAGAATATAATGCCACAAGGGAGAGatatttactatttaaaaattttaaatcacCAACTGCATCCTGTTTCAGAACCAAATTAATTTTTCACTAATATAAGAAAActaggaaaaaaaaagtgagtTGGATACCCAAAAACCAATAAAGCTACAACATCATCTTAAATAGTTTGGATGGTCAAGGACTTTTGGTGTGCAGCTGGCTTTGCTTCTCTATGAAGATAAGAAAGTTTTCTTGTGTTCGCCCTTTCGTGTGCCCACATGTGTTGTGGCAAGTGAGTATCTTGCTATTGTTTGGGGTATTTTGTTTGAGAGATGATATAATTTCTGGAAAAGTTGAAAGATCTAATAAGGATAAGCAAGGGGTTGGGTTTTATGCCTCTTTGCGGGAGTCCTTAAATGCTCTTTCCTAATTATGATCTTCACATGATTTTTCAAGATTGGGAGCCCTATATtggatattatatatatatatatatatatatacatacatatacactaaaagaaaatgaaataataataaataaatactattgttattatttggattGATTTTTAGTTGTCACCGCCTCTCACCAGTTCCCGTTATGATTGAATTTTCCATAATTTTTTCAACCTCTATTTGGGTAAACTTGGTAAGCtaagtaaattaaattaataatttgttaatttaattttggatctaattggggtttctttaaaggttgaATTAATTTCGACCCCAAATTATTTTttggaagttaattaattttgaaaaaattttagATGATaaccaattgctaattttattaattaagatactgaaacTTCCTTCTATGATTAGAATCAAATTAATTGCTGAATTTTTACTGTCGAAGTATTTTGTTTGGGTAAAATCTCCAGATAAGAGATTTTCCTACTAGACCTTAAaactgaagttaagagcttgcatgtaaattttttcattatgcattgatgtagctaagatgcataaagTGTTAATGTTGATGACTTATGTTGATGATGACAACTGATTTACattgatgatgatgcatgatatattaatcacatgattaaagacattatgattaatattcatgtcatgtttatgatacGCTACATGTTATAGATAAATgttttgttaactttgtctattaagGTCGTAGCCATATGAGTGTTCATTGGAATCACCACGTTTATatgactgtgtggttcgacAGGACCACCAACCTATCATGATATGTTATGTTTATGAGTGGTCCGATGGGATCACttacagcccgattgtcttaggtGTTCATTCGAGTCAtcaaagaccagtttgtcctaggtgtttgttcctttgagttcaccgaataccagatatgttcctacaggatcactAGATTGTGTGTGTTCGAAAACACGCCATTTTAGGGATACTTCCTTACGGGACCCTAATAAAAAGTTAATatacacctagtgggactagcaGTGAGtcctttactgagtatatgtttattttcatcattttctatgtttaatatttcaggagaggaaagctggcgagcgatagAGAATAGtctgtgacatgccatatggaaACTCAGTTCTGCTTCCGCGTCTATATGTAACAGTGTTTCAGTATTCTATTTTCAATGAAAGTTTAgttttcctcttttcaagaaattgCTTCAGCGTCATCAATATATTGTTATTTTGCTTCCACATCATCTATATATTGTTATTTATCTTAAAGGTAATAACCTAAGAACAGTAATGGTCCAAAGTGACATGTAAGAACACAACAATctaaatgagatatttaaaaaatacatcTATCTACCTTGTCAAGTAAAATTAAATACCTTGATGTTCTCATCAGCTAAGAGGCCCCACCCACGGCCTTCTGTTTTGAACAACTTTGTTTTTGCATATTCACATTTCTGGAATCTCTGTTACATATTGGTAACGTAATTTAGTTCAGCTCAAGAAGTCAAGGATGCAAGTCACCATTCTAATGTAACGATATAACAGATGTTTTCAATGACAACCAAttgtaaaattaaattatagaacAGCATGCTTGGTTATTGAAATTGGGAAACAAAGAATTGGATGAAAATAGAGTTGTGTTTCCTATTTTCCATGTTTTTGTATGTGTTTGGTAGCATATTTAGAAACTAGATCCTAATTTAAATAATTGTTCTATgtatcaaataatatatttatacatGTTAAAAATAGTTCTAGTTTACAACTAAATATTAGGTTGAATCTCGACCAATATTAGTTAATTTATAGACATGCTTTATGTTATAcatttaacatttttttgtagATTCTATTTTATTATACTTAAATATAATTTAGCTAAAAATGAAACAAGTTTATAATATGAAGTACTATATCTATCAAAAAATTTATAGtttgtatatacatatatatagaaaagaaagagagaaaaaaagatttTATACATAAACAATAGCTTCATGGTTACCTGGTTCCTGCAATGAACACCAGAGGGACAATGTCCAGGAGTACACTCAGTGCTGGTTAATACATTCAAGCACCCCTCCCCACAAGCACTATCGTTATCGTTAGCATCAAACTTGCATTCGCAGACTGCAATATCCTCCTCCTTCTGCTTCTTGTGTCTatggagaagaaaaaaaatcaaaactcaTATACTTTTCGATCAAACCTTTCTTTTAATACAAAAAACATTTtcattaaaatgacaaaatatccAAAAAGGAGTGACGCAAACCTCAAAACAAGGCAAGGGAGTTCAAGTTTTTTCAAGATTTCCTATtagcaaaaagaaaaggatCAACTACAAATATTAAACGATTTGGGATAACTATACTACCATTGGTTGGCCTGATACTCAATCAAGCAAGCTAAAAGAGTTATGTGATTCTAAAATATGGGCACAAGTGACATCGTGCCTggcatttcttttttttttttacacttgGTGCTTGTATATCTAAACCTTTAATTTCTTAACTAGATGTTTATATGGTCAAACAAGTTCTCTAGAAATTAGATGAGATGCGGATAAAAGGCCTTGGTTACCTGATGGAATCCGAATTTGTAGAATAGGAATTCTGATTCTATTGATTTAAAGTAGTAAGAATTACAGAATAATTGAATTGAGAATGCCTCAATTCAATTGACTAGGGTGAAACTCCTTGTTCTTCCATCTCTCAGAATGAACAAGTCTAAACAATTCTATCTCAAAACATAACTGCCCTTCCCGCCTAACAAACTACTATTTATACCTTTCCCCTCACCGACTTACCTAACTAATAACCTACAGCTCATTAACAGCTAAGCTACTCACAGGTGCGATGCTTCTTTTGCCTCTTCTGCTATATTGTAGTATAATGGGAGGTCTATCATTACCATCAAAAAATGCTCATAATATTCAGCCACAAGCTTCATGCTCCATAGTTAAAAGATGACAAGGCTTTTGATGTTCCAAGGTGAGGCAATCAACCAGCTAAAGGAACTTGATACAAAATGCCAATAGTCGATGAAGTGATCGTCTCCAGGTTTATAACTAGCCTTGCACACACAGTATACCAATTAGGTGGTTGATAGCTACtaggtttttcttttattttctctttttctttattttgttacaATAAGAGTTCAGAAATTCTCTTTGCATTCAAATTTGGAGGAGATacttaatttttgttttatgcAAGTTGACATTCAGCCACAAACaagaataactgaaagaaagttGATGAAGACTAAAGAAATTCGTCGTTTGAGGTGAGTGAGAAAAGAGTTGTCTCATTGTCAAATTAGATATGGTTGATGGCTACAACTGTTTTGTCCCACTTAAGAAAAACCATGTTTATTAAGTACAATAAAACTCAtgaaaaaattcattgaattatacaaaatattgaaaagaaGGAGATGGTGAAAATGGTTAAAATATCTTACTTCCGATAACAAAATTCATTTTGTTTGATATCTTTGTAATCTGGCAGTCCTTCAATATTTTGATCCTTCAAACACGATAGAGCTTTTATTAACTTTCTTGTAAAGATCCACGCCGAAAGATAAATCCATACATAAATGAATGCCTCATTTCCATGAAATATTGACAGGAAAAGATAACAAAGAAACATCAATGAAAAGTTCATCTTGAAGGCAAGTTTTACTGAGATCAAGGAGAGTATGGTACATATACATTCCAGAGTGTCTAACAGCAAGCCATCTTCCAGTAGTTTACATCTTTACAAACAAGAAAAGATATAAACTACAGTACAGACTGTTGATGACACTACCAATTTATTTTCAAAGCCACTGCACTCAAATTACAGTAAACCATATAAGATGTATGTTGAAAAGGACTAACCAATTGAATCAGGACTAGCATGAACATTTTGGAATTCAACGAGTTCTTACATCATGGCAATATCCCCAAAGGCAAAAAATCATCTCTTAAACTGGTTTCATTAATTCCTCCCTCATAGGATTATTTCCAAAAGGCATTTCAAAACTACTTCATAGGCTACTCACTACCCATGCAACCTACCAAAATTGACATATAATTTACCACTCCATTAACATTTTGCTTAAATCTAACCCGCTTTCACAAAAAAGAATGCATCATCAGTAGATTGTAGACAAAATTTATGGCCGATGGTCCAGGATACAACACGAGAGATAAATAGAAAATCTTGAGGAATTAGAAAGTGTCTATTCAGAAACAGAACTCAAACTAACCATGGAGGTATCTTAAATCTGGAGTCATCTAGGTTCTGCCAAGACCACGTTCTTCATCTGCCACATTAAATACATGCATAAGGCATTGAGGTGACCAGGTACCGCAATCTAAATAAAAAACAGAACGATGTATTGACAGGAGACGAATTCCCTTTCAACATATTAACTCAAATTTTagctttggaaaaaaaaaatacgatTAAAGTTAATCTAGTTACAATTCCAGATTCCTTAAGATTTCAACTAAGTAATCCTTCATTACCCATAGGTAGGCAGATTTCACATTTTCCTGATTCCTGATAAATACGAAATTCTAAAACACATCAGAAAGATGCAAAACCTATCCATATTGATAAACTCCAAGCCTAATGTAGGAAACAAAAGCAAAAACTGTCAAATGAAGGGGAAATAACAAGTAAAAGAGCTTAAACTTGCAAGTTTCTCGTGCAGCAGCCTAAAGTTTCAGAATCATTGTGAAATGAGGGGGAAATAACAAAATCATGTTGAAGAAATTTATCACCGATTAAATAGACTATACGCAGTCGATGTGAATTGTAGTAGAGTGTAGAAAAGGCAACGATAATATAGAAGAATGCTGAAGAAAGAAATGGGGAATCGAATCTCGAACAGATGAATGATAAAGTTGTAACTGAGATTCGATCATTACAGGCAACACAAAATCCCAAATTGCTGACCATACGAACGGAAACAACTGAGATTTCGAAAACATTCAAATCAAACACAAGCGGATTACCTTGCTGATTCGACGCGATAGGGTTTCCTGCGCGCGTAAATGAACTAGACGATATAAGTTTTTATATAGTTTAGTTTCTAACAAAGTTGGTTgtatgtaaccaaattaaaaaaataaaaaataaaataaatctagACAGTAGccaattttttaatattttaggttttacccatttttcttcgtctttcttctttactCCTTCTTCCTTTCCTTCTCCATCCTTTTGATATAAcacaaacctaaacgatcgtatgttaaattttgaaaaaaaattgtttagatttattcatccaaatgatcgtgtaccaaatatattacgcgcatttgAGGAacaatttttgtatttttcatctTGAACCTGTGgtctttttccgtttttgaaattattctgttcgtgtaaatattttgtttatttattatattttttaaaaaacaaaaaaaaaacaaaatactccTCAATTTTATAACTTGGGTAAAATTAATTCTAAACTTTTTGAAggtaaaaaaatgtttttaaaattttagaacatTCAAAAAAAACCATCTGTATCATTAGGTaagttttgtttcaaaattaTCATAAATTATCGAAAAGTTTTATAAATACCTTCGAAATTAATACAAGT
This genomic window contains:
- the LOC103485603 gene encoding histone-lysine N-methyltransferase ASHH1 isoform X2, which encodes MDQNIEGLPDYKDIKQNEFCYRKHKKQKEEDIAVCECKFDANDNDSACGEGCLNVLTSTECTPGHCPSGVHCRNQRFQKCEYAKTKLFKTEGRGWGLLADENIKNGQFIIEYCGEVISWKEAKRRSHTYENQGLKDAYIISLNASESIDATRKGSLARFINHSCFPNCETRKWNVLGEIRVGIFAKQDISIGTELAYDYNFEWYGGAKVRCLCGASSCSGFLGAKSRGFLEDTYLWEDDDDRYSVEKIPLYDSAEDEPSVMLHTALNNTYSEFEGYLKNEDPIIVDDDLGAEQQLGSTAFIDTSKDIVQLQNIVVGEIKNEAKEEPEDHPQNTQQNFSHQNAMISRIRSNTACHNYRIGPRPVAKKRSRNLSNGRTKNFSLKQVDAKYVARLLEMKEAQDEVLQYEETKNKVTAELDSLYNEIRPAIEEYERDSQDSVATSVAEKWIEASCLKLKAEFDLYSSIVRNVACTPLRSCVSTEPQALEADVDNDLKLLTN
- the LOC103485603 gene encoding histone-lysine N-methyltransferase ASHH1 isoform X1 is translated as MKLVAEYYEHFLMEILKKLELPCLVLRHKKQKEEDIAVCECKFDANDNDSACGEGCLNVLTSTECTPGHCPSGVHCRNQRFQKCEYAKTKLFKTEGRGWGLLADENIKNGQFIIEYCGEVISWKEAKRRSHTYENQGLKDAYIISLNASESIDATRKGSLARFINHSCFPNCETRKWNVLGEIRVGIFAKQDISIGTELAYDYNFEWYGGAKVRCLCGASSCSGFLGAKSRGFLEDTYLWEDDDDRYSVEKIPLYDSAEDEPSVMLHTALNNTYSEFEGYLKNEDPIIVDDDLGAEQQLGSTAFIDTSKDIVQLQNIVVGEIKNEAKEEPEDHPQNTQQNFSHQNAMISRIRSNTACHNYRIGPRPVAKKRSRNLSNGRTKNFSLKQVDAKYVARLLEMKEAQDEVLQYEETKNKVTAELDSLYNEIRPAIEEYERDSQDSVATSVAEKWIEASCLKLKAEFDLYSSIVRNVACTPLRSCVSTEPQALEADVDNDLKLLTN
- the LOC103485603 gene encoding histone-lysine N-methyltransferase ASHH1 isoform X3, whose protein sequence is MEILKKLELPCLVLRHKKQKEEDIAVCECKFDANDNDSACGEGCLNVLTSTECTPGHCPSGVHCRNQRFQKCEYAKTKLFKTEGRGWGLLADENIKNGQFIIEYCGEVISWKEAKRRSHTYENQGLKDAYIISLNASESIDATRKGSLARFINHSCFPNCETRKWNVLGEIRVGIFAKQDISIGTELAYDYNFEWYGGAKVRCLCGASSCSGFLGAKSRGFLEDTYLWEDDDDRYSVEKIPLYDSAEDEPSVMLHTALNNTYSEFEGYLKNEDPIIVDDDLGAEQQLGSTAFIDTSKDIVQLQNIVVGEIKNEAKEEPEDHPQNTQQNFSHQNAMISRIRSNTACHNYRIGPRPVAKKRSRNLSNGRTKNFSLKQVDAKYVARLLEMKEAQDEVLQYEETKNKVTAELDSLYNEIRPAIEEYERDSQDSVATSVAEKWIEASCLKLKAEFDLYSSIVRNVACTPLRSCVSTEPQALEADVDNDLKLLTN